The following DNA comes from Dehalococcoidia bacterium.
CATGTAACGCCTGTGACGCCTGCCAGACAGCAACTGAGGCGGACTGCATCATCAATGATGAAATGACCACCCTTCTACCCCGATTGCGCCAGGCCGATTCGCTCCTTATTGCCAGCCCGGTGTATTGGTTCACCTTCACAGCTCAGACCAAGCTTTTCATTGATCGAGCATTCTATGCCTTGAACGGGCCGCAGGGTAATGCGCTGAAAGGGAAACCGCTCGGGTTGATTATGACCTATGGTGATAACGACCCCTTCACTTCAGGGGCTGTCAATGCCTTACGTACTTTTCAGGATATTTGCCGCTTCATCGAAGCACCTGTGGCTGGCTTGGTTTATGGGAGTGCGAGTGGTGTGGGTGATATTCAGAAGCAACCGGATATACTCCAACAGGCTTATCAATTGGGGCAGAGACTTGGCGCCGGATAAGGTTTGTCGTGTTATGTATCGAACATGACTGGTCTGACGATTTGTACCATCCAACAAAAGCTGTTTCTGCGCCCTGAATGGCAGTCACTCACGGAGACCTCCTGCGGCCAAGATCGTGGAGATCCACGAGTAACACACAGCGGTGGCAACATACCTTCCGGGTTTACTCTGGCTTTTGGGGTATTTAAATCCGGGTCAGGTTCTGGCTAGGTGGCTGGATACTCGTCCAGAGTTACATTGGACATTCTTGGATGGCCTCCACAGTCTGAGGAGGATTTTGGCCTGATTGCTGCTCGTGCCGGCTCCTCTTCTCTTGATAATCTTTGCTGCTGACCCTTCCATCTCATGGCCTACCCTCTTCAGAACGTCTACTGGTGGCTTGAAATCAAGTGCGTCCTTGAAAGATGTCCCAGATATCCAAATCAAAGCCTTCCTGTTGATGGATGGCCAAGTTTGCCAAACGCATTCTCTCGCCAGCCTGGTTGGCCAAATCCTCGTCCTGAAAGAAACGGTCAATAACCCAGCCTCTGTGAAGTCCTTGGTCCAAGCGTAA
Coding sequences within:
- a CDS encoding transposase; translated protein: MSQNIEDKANAAETRTQETRGFMQQVRVAARHKYTPEEKVRIVMEGFRREVGVSDLCRREGIKPGAFYAWTKDFTEAGLLTVSFRTRIWPTRLARECVWQTWPSINRKALIWISGTSFKDALDFKPPVDVLKRVGHEMEGSAAKIIKRRGAGTSSNQAKILLRLWRPSKNVQCNSGRVSSHLART
- a CDS encoding flavodoxin family protein; translated protein: MTKQVIIVLGSPRKNGNCAILAERAPAGVRACGAKAEMVYLHGLDMEPCNACDACQTATEADCIINDEMTTLLPRLRQADSLLIASPVYWFTFTAQTKLFIDRAFYALNGPQGNALKGKPLGLIMTYGDNDPFTSGAVNALRTFQDICRFIEAPVAGLVYGSASGVGDIQKQPDILQQAYQLGQRLGAG